The following are from one region of the Mauremys reevesii isolate NIE-2019 linkage group 2, ASM1616193v1, whole genome shotgun sequence genome:
- the SEC61G gene encoding protein transport protein Sec61 subunit gamma encodes MDQVMQFVEPSRQFVKDSIRLVKRCTKPDRKEFQKIAMATAIGFAIMGFIGFFVKLIHIPINNIIVGG; translated from the exons ATGGATCAAGTAATGCAATTTGTTGAGCCCAGCCGTCAATTTGTAAAAGATTCCATCAGGCTTGTTAAAAGATGCACTAAGCCAGACAGAAAAG AATTCCAGAAGATTGCCATGGCAACAGCAATAGGTTTTGCGATAATGGGATTTATTGGTTTCTTTGTGAAATTGATTCATATCCCTATCAACAACATCATTGT TGGTGGCTGA